One window from the genome of Actinoplanes teichomyceticus ATCC 31121 encodes:
- a CDS encoding GGDEF domain-containing protein → MRSEQPSGSDTPDHGPWRLWLGLVLVCVVLRVGMSAVHLPYLVTTVPYLVVTVGTPVAVLVGTLRHRPPHRAGWLTLAVGQLLYAVGDVLSIVDEWLSGDFLEPTPADLMYLASYVLVAAAVLIFIRRRAPGWDVPSAVDALIVAISAGLLTWVYLIQPLTADSELPMAAKLTESAYPVLDLMLLILTVRLVMGHGTRGAVLYFLLAGLTTMFTADTLYAVVGVVTGQTTFESWLDGLWMIALGLLGAAALHPGIRHFDRRTDTAIPDASPGRLGVLAVAVLMAPGLQLIQHLRHQDLSVPLATAACAVMFLLVLARMAGLVATQRRAAVTDGLTGVRNRRHFEDALTAECRRAARAGYGLGLLMIDVDHFKKINDTYGHPAGDRVLRELARRLTAGRRAGTMLARYGGEEFVALVPHLDAAELPLVAERVRQSIAELPIEVSDRALITVTASIGAAWSRGPRTEPAGLLRAADEALYAAKAAGRNRTVVAPAAHAPASAHG, encoded by the coding sequence GTGCGATCTGAACAGCCGAGCGGCTCGGACACCCCCGATCACGGGCCCTGGCGGCTCTGGCTGGGGCTGGTGCTGGTCTGTGTCGTCCTGCGAGTCGGGATGAGCGCCGTGCACCTGCCCTACCTCGTGACCACCGTGCCGTACCTGGTGGTCACGGTGGGCACGCCGGTGGCCGTACTGGTCGGAACGCTGCGGCACCGGCCGCCGCACCGCGCCGGCTGGCTGACCCTGGCCGTCGGTCAGCTCCTGTACGCCGTCGGCGACGTGCTCTCGATCGTCGACGAGTGGCTGTCCGGCGACTTCCTCGAACCGACCCCGGCCGACCTGATGTACCTCGCCAGCTACGTGCTCGTCGCGGCCGCCGTGCTGATCTTCATCCGGCGCCGCGCGCCCGGCTGGGACGTGCCCAGCGCGGTGGACGCGCTCATCGTGGCGATCAGCGCGGGCTTGCTCACCTGGGTCTACCTGATCCAGCCGCTGACCGCCGACTCGGAGCTGCCGATGGCGGCCAAACTCACCGAGTCGGCATACCCGGTGCTGGACCTGATGCTGCTGATCCTCACCGTCCGCCTGGTGATGGGCCACGGTACCCGGGGCGCCGTGCTGTACTTCCTGCTCGCCGGGCTGACCACGATGTTCACCGCCGACACCCTGTATGCGGTGGTCGGCGTGGTGACCGGGCAGACGACGTTCGAGTCCTGGTTGGATGGCCTGTGGATGATCGCGCTCGGCCTGCTCGGCGCGGCTGCCCTGCACCCCGGCATCCGGCACTTCGACCGGCGCACCGACACCGCCATCCCGGACGCCAGCCCCGGCCGCCTCGGAGTGCTCGCCGTCGCCGTCCTGATGGCCCCCGGCCTCCAGCTGATCCAGCACCTGCGGCACCAGGACCTCAGCGTGCCGCTCGCCACCGCCGCCTGCGCCGTCATGTTCCTGCTGGTCCTGGCGCGCATGGCGGGCCTGGTCGCCACCCAGCGGCGGGCCGCGGTCACCGACGGGCTGACCGGGGTCCGCAACCGGCGGCACTTCGAGGACGCGCTCACCGCCGAGTGCCGGCGGGCCGCCCGGGCCGGTTACGGTCTCGGCCTGCTCATGATCGACGTGGACCACTTCAAGAAGATCAACGACACGTACGGCCATCCGGCCGGCGACCGGGTGCTGCGCGAGCTGGCCCGGCGGCTGACCGCGGGCCGGCGTGCCGGAACCATGCTGGCCCGCTACGGCGGCGAGGAGTTCGTCGCGCTGGTGCCCCACCTCGACGCCGCGGAGCTGCCGCTGGTCGCCGAACGGGTCCGGCAGTCGATCGCGGAACTCCCCATCGAGGTGTCGGACCGGGCGCTGATCACGGTGACCGCCTCGATCGGCGCCGCCTGGTCGCGCGGCCCGCGCACCGAACCGGCCGGGCTGCTGCGCGCCGCCGATGAAGCGCTCTACGCGGCGAAGGCCGCCGGGCGCAACCGTACGGTGGTCGCACCCGCCGCGCACGCCCCGGCGAGCGCGCACGGCTGA
- a CDS encoding MGH1-like glycoside hydrolase domain-containing protein — translation MGTVRTDVSERDRLAQADSGEQPWRAWGPYLAERAWGTVREDYSEHGTAWDYFPHDHARSRAYRWNEDGMAGICDDRQTFCFALALWNGRDPILKERMFGLGGDGGNHGEDAKEYWWYQDSTPTHSWMRWRYHYPQAEFPYDELVRVNGHRSRAESEYELVDTGVFDADRFWAVTVDYAKAGPYDMCIAITVANRGPDPATLHVLPTLWFRNTWSWGLPNRARPSLTGTPGRLAGQHRSIGHITLDAEGAPPALVCDNETNAQRLWGLPGRSPYPKDGINDFLVTGAPTVNPDGVGTKGALHFPLTLGPGETRTIRLRLTRGDAAPPPLDLGDGWAAVMRDRRAEADEFFAGIIPASATPDEAAVARQGIAGLMWGKQFYHFDVKQWLVGDPGNAPPPPGRRHGRNHGWWHMNSFDVISMPDPWEYPWYAAWDLAFHCVSISRVDPGFAKSQLLLLLREWYMHPNGQIPAYEWSFGDVNPPVHAWAALRVFEIDGSRDYDFLARVMHKLLLNFTWWVNRKDVGGNNVFEGGFLGLDNVGPFDRSAALPVAGVLEQSDGTGWMAMYALNLLDMAIQLALHDRAYEDMATKFFEHFTYIAEAAYRQGLWDEEDSFFYDVLRLPDGHRVPLKARSIVGLLPLAATTRLTSDTLHRLPELNARVRWMLHHRTDYRDVISARRLSGADRRHQRLLSMVGQDQLLRILARLLDPEEFLSPYGLRTLSRAHLEKPFTVSLGGSDFTVGYEPAESTSGLFGGNSNWRGPVWMPVNYLIVEALREFAEFYGEDLRVEYPTGAQTRMSLTEVADDLARRLIALFVPDADGRRPIYGATDLFQTHPDWAGLIAFPEYFHGDNGAGLGAWHQTGWSALVVDLILTLRAKRR, via the coding sequence ATGGGGACGGTGAGGACGGACGTGTCGGAGCGCGATCGGCTGGCCCAGGCCGATTCCGGCGAGCAGCCGTGGCGCGCCTGGGGCCCCTACCTCGCCGAGCGGGCCTGGGGCACGGTCCGGGAGGACTACAGCGAGCACGGGACCGCCTGGGACTACTTCCCGCACGATCACGCGCGCTCCCGGGCGTACCGGTGGAACGAGGACGGCATGGCCGGCATCTGCGACGACCGGCAGACGTTCTGCTTCGCGCTCGCGCTGTGGAACGGCCGGGACCCGATCCTCAAGGAGCGGATGTTCGGCCTCGGCGGCGACGGCGGCAACCACGGTGAGGACGCCAAGGAGTACTGGTGGTACCAGGATTCCACGCCGACCCACTCGTGGATGCGGTGGCGCTACCACTACCCGCAGGCCGAGTTCCCGTACGACGAGCTGGTCCGGGTCAACGGCCACCGCTCCCGCGCCGAGAGCGAGTACGAGCTGGTCGACACCGGGGTCTTCGACGCCGACCGGTTCTGGGCGGTGACCGTCGACTACGCCAAGGCCGGCCCGTACGACATGTGCATCGCGATCACCGTCGCCAACCGCGGCCCCGACCCGGCCACCCTGCACGTGCTGCCCACCCTGTGGTTCCGCAACACCTGGTCCTGGGGGTTGCCGAACCGGGCACGCCCGTCGCTGACCGGCACGCCCGGACGCCTGGCCGGCCAGCACCGCTCGATCGGCCACATCACCCTCGACGCCGAGGGCGCCCCGCCCGCCCTGGTCTGCGACAACGAGACCAACGCGCAGCGGCTGTGGGGGCTGCCCGGGCGCAGCCCGTACCCGAAGGACGGGATCAACGACTTCCTGGTGACCGGCGCGCCGACGGTCAACCCGGACGGGGTCGGCACCAAGGGCGCCCTGCACTTCCCGCTCACCCTGGGGCCGGGGGAGACCCGGACGATCCGGCTCCGGCTGACCCGCGGCGACGCCGCGCCGCCGCCGCTGGACCTCGGCGACGGGTGGGCCGCGGTGATGCGGGACCGGCGCGCCGAGGCCGACGAGTTCTTCGCCGGGATCATCCCGGCGTCCGCGACCCCGGACGAGGCGGCGGTGGCCCGGCAGGGCATCGCCGGGCTGATGTGGGGCAAGCAGTTCTACCACTTCGACGTGAAGCAGTGGCTGGTCGGCGACCCGGGCAACGCGCCGCCGCCACCGGGCCGGCGCCACGGGCGCAACCACGGCTGGTGGCACATGAACAGCTTCGACGTGATCAGCATGCCGGACCCCTGGGAGTACCCCTGGTACGCCGCCTGGGACCTGGCCTTCCACTGCGTCAGCATCAGCCGGGTCGATCCGGGTTTCGCCAAGTCGCAGCTGCTCCTGCTGCTGCGCGAGTGGTACATGCACCCGAACGGGCAGATCCCGGCGTACGAGTGGTCGTTCGGCGACGTGAATCCGCCGGTGCACGCCTGGGCCGCGCTGCGGGTCTTCGAGATCGACGGCTCCCGGGACTACGACTTCCTCGCCCGCGTGATGCACAAGCTGCTGCTCAATTTCACCTGGTGGGTCAACCGCAAGGACGTCGGCGGCAACAACGTCTTCGAGGGCGGCTTCCTCGGCCTGGACAACGTCGGGCCGTTCGACCGCTCGGCCGCGCTGCCGGTCGCCGGGGTGCTGGAGCAGTCCGACGGCACCGGCTGGATGGCGATGTACGCCCTCAACCTGCTGGACATGGCGATCCAGCTGGCCCTGCACGACCGGGCGTACGAGGACATGGCCACCAAGTTCTTCGAGCATTTCACGTACATCGCGGAGGCGGCGTACCGGCAGGGGCTGTGGGACGAGGAGGACAGCTTCTTCTACGACGTGCTGCGCCTGCCCGACGGGCACCGGGTGCCGCTCAAGGCACGCTCCATCGTCGGCCTGCTGCCGCTGGCCGCCACCACCCGGCTCACCTCCGACACCCTCCACCGGCTGCCCGAGCTGAACGCCCGGGTCCGCTGGATGCTGCACCACCGCACCGACTACCGCGACGTGATCAGCGCCCGGCGGCTGAGCGGCGCCGACCGGCGCCACCAGCGGTTGCTCAGCATGGTCGGGCAGGACCAGCTGTTGCGGATCCTGGCCCGGTTGCTGGACCCCGAGGAGTTCCTGTCCCCGTACGGCCTGCGCACGCTGTCGCGGGCCCACCTGGAGAAGCCGTTCACCGTCTCGCTGGGCGGATCCGACTTCACCGTCGGTTACGAGCCGGCGGAGAGCACCAGCGGGCTGTTCGGCGGCAACTCGAACTGGCGGGGCCCGGTCTGGATGCCGGTCAACTACCTGATCGTCGAGGCGTTGCGGGAGTTCGCCGAGTTCTACGGCGAGGACCTGCGGGTGGAGTACCCGACCGGGGCGCAGACCAGGATGTCGCTCACCGAGGTCGCCGACGACCTGGCCCGGCGGCTGATCGCGCTGTTCGTCCCGGACGCGGACGGGCGCCGGCCGATCTACGGGGCGACCGACCTCTTCCAGACCCACCCGGACTGGGCCGGCCTGATCGCCTTCCCGGAGTATTTCCACGGCGACAACGGCGCCGGGCTGGGCGCCTGGCACCAGACCGGGTGGAGCGCCCTGGTCGTCGACCTCATCCTGACCCTGCGCGCGAAGCGCCGCTGA
- a CDS encoding DsbA family protein — MEAIYYFDPACPFTWRTSRWLTSVAAERGVRLRWRAFSLTILNGDDAPEKYRPMMQASSRALRLVEALRADGREEAAGAFYTELGNRTFEAGTPLSDAVVDEAAKAAGVEQAGAVLDDPAWDAAVRESHEAAMALAGPDIGSPVLHLAGAARGLHGPIIGEVPAPDEALAIWDATAALMRIDTFFEVKRGRG; from the coding sequence ATGGAGGCCATCTACTACTTCGACCCGGCATGTCCGTTCACCTGGCGCACCTCGCGGTGGCTCACCTCGGTCGCGGCCGAGCGCGGGGTGCGGCTGCGATGGCGGGCGTTCAGTCTGACCATCCTCAACGGCGACGACGCGCCCGAGAAGTACCGGCCGATGATGCAGGCGTCGAGCCGGGCGCTGCGGCTGGTCGAGGCGCTGCGCGCGGACGGGCGCGAGGAGGCGGCCGGGGCGTTCTACACCGAGTTGGGGAACCGGACGTTCGAGGCCGGCACCCCGCTCTCGGACGCCGTCGTCGACGAGGCGGCGAAGGCGGCCGGAGTGGAGCAGGCCGGCGCCGTCCTCGACGACCCGGCGTGGGACGCGGCCGTACGCGAGTCGCACGAGGCGGCGATGGCCCTCGCCGGGCCGGACATCGGGTCGCCGGTGCTGCACCTGGCCGGGGCGGCGCGCGGCCTGCACGGCCCGATCATCGGCGAGGTGCCGGCGCCGGACGAGGCGCTGGCCATCTGGGACGCCACCGCCGCCCTGATGCGCATCGACACCTTCTTCGAGGTGAAACGCGGCCGCGGCTGA
- a CDS encoding anthranilate synthase family protein, which translates to MPFALLHRDGADHVEVLTGEMITVDALADIPLRPGRPVLAVVPYRQIAERGFACVDDGAPLECLLVAETTTRPLSDFPAGDLRVSGGGFDLTDEEYGRVVEDVLRDEIGHGEGANFVIHRVYEATVEGDPVDAARAAFGRLLAGEQGTYWTFLVHTGTRTLVGATPERHVSVNDGIVMMNPISGTFRHGSGPLLDFLRDPKEVEELHMVLDEELKMMATVAEHGGQVAGPYLKPMAHLTHTEYLLAGRGSLDVREVLRETMFAPTVTGSPIENACRVIARHERRGRRYYAGVLALLSVSDRGEQTLDAPILIRTAEITPDGTLRVPVGATLVRHSTAAGEVAETHTKAAGVLAALGAATIAVRDQAPPAVGEAELRTLAERNVDLARFWLDSREAGALAVPALTGRSAVIVDGEDTFTAMLAHQLKALGLTVTVVPWSAAHAPRAADAADLLVVGPGPGDPGDPDEPKMVAMRAIVAARLASGRPLFAVCLGQQMLALRLGLALIRRDSPYQGLARDVDLFGAVRRVGFYSSFAAVSAVSALDSAHGPVEIARDPLDGTVHALRGRAFAGVQFHPESVLSRDGIDVLRELLPPLFAEVVSPLTNG; encoded by the coding sequence ATGCCCTTCGCCCTGCTGCACCGCGACGGCGCCGACCACGTCGAAGTTCTCACCGGCGAGATGATCACCGTGGACGCGCTCGCCGACATCCCGCTGCGCCCCGGCCGCCCGGTGCTGGCCGTGGTCCCCTACCGGCAGATCGCCGAGCGCGGCTTCGCCTGCGTCGACGACGGCGCGCCACTGGAATGCCTGCTCGTCGCCGAGACCACGACCCGCCCGCTGAGCGACTTCCCGGCCGGGGACCTGCGCGTCAGCGGCGGCGGCTTCGACCTGACCGACGAGGAGTACGGCCGCGTCGTCGAGGACGTGCTGCGCGACGAGATCGGGCACGGCGAGGGCGCCAACTTCGTGATCCACCGGGTGTACGAGGCGACCGTCGAGGGCGATCCGGTGGACGCGGCACGGGCGGCGTTCGGCCGGCTGCTCGCCGGGGAACAGGGCACCTACTGGACGTTCCTGGTGCACACCGGGACCCGGACGCTGGTCGGCGCCACCCCGGAACGGCACGTCAGCGTCAACGACGGCATCGTGATGATGAACCCGATCAGCGGCACGTTCCGGCACGGCTCCGGACCGCTGCTCGACTTCCTGCGCGATCCCAAGGAGGTCGAGGAGCTCCACATGGTCCTCGACGAGGAGCTCAAGATGATGGCGACCGTCGCCGAGCACGGCGGGCAGGTGGCCGGGCCGTACCTGAAGCCGATGGCGCACCTGACCCACACCGAGTACCTGCTGGCCGGCCGCGGCTCGCTGGACGTGCGCGAGGTGCTGCGCGAGACCATGTTCGCGCCGACCGTCACCGGCAGCCCGATCGAGAACGCCTGCCGGGTGATCGCCCGGCACGAGCGGCGCGGGCGGCGGTACTACGCGGGGGTGCTGGCGCTGCTGTCGGTCTCGGACCGCGGGGAGCAGACCCTGGACGCGCCGATCCTGATCCGCACCGCGGAGATCACCCCCGACGGCACCCTGCGGGTACCGGTCGGGGCGACCCTGGTCCGGCATTCCACCGCGGCGGGCGAGGTGGCGGAGACCCACACCAAGGCGGCCGGGGTGCTGGCCGCGCTCGGTGCGGCGACCATCGCCGTACGCGACCAGGCGCCGCCCGCCGTGGGCGAGGCGGAACTGCGCACGCTGGCCGAGCGCAACGTGGACCTGGCCCGGTTCTGGCTGGACTCCCGGGAGGCCGGGGCGCTCGCGGTGCCGGCGCTGACCGGCCGGTCCGCGGTGATCGTGGACGGTGAGGACACGTTCACCGCGATGCTGGCCCACCAGTTGAAGGCCCTCGGGCTCACGGTCACCGTCGTGCCGTGGTCCGCCGCGCACGCGCCCCGCGCCGCCGACGCCGCGGACCTGCTCGTGGTCGGGCCGGGGCCGGGCGATCCGGGCGACCCGGACGAGCCCAAGATGGTCGCCATGCGCGCGATCGTGGCCGCCCGGCTCGCGTCCGGACGGCCGCTGTTCGCCGTCTGCCTGGGCCAGCAGATGCTCGCGCTGCGCCTGGGGCTGGCGCTGATCCGGCGCGACTCCCCCTACCAGGGCCTGGCCCGCGACGTCGACCTGTTCGGCGCCGTACGGCGGGTCGGCTTCTACTCCAGCTTCGCCGCCGTCTCCGCGGTGTCCGCCCTGGACTCCGCCCACGGCCCGGTCGAGATCGCCCGCGACCCGCTCGACGGCACCGTGCACGCGCTGCGCGGCCGCGCGTTCGCCGGGGTCCAGTTCCATCCCGAATCGGTCCTCAGCCGGGACGGCATCGATGTTCTCCGTGAACTTCTCCCGCCACTGTTCGCCGAGGTGGTTAGCCCGCTGACGAACGGGTAG
- a CDS encoding response regulator transcription factor yields the protein MTTVLVADDDADIRDLVAFKLEQAGLEVITVGDGQAAVEQARMHHPTLAVLDVSMPLLSGIDVCRMLRADPSTAGMLIIMLTARVQEQDVEGGFSAGADDYVTKPFSPRELVSRIQALLTRARA from the coding sequence GTGACCACGGTCCTGGTGGCCGACGACGACGCCGACATCCGTGACCTGGTGGCCTTCAAGCTGGAGCAGGCCGGGCTTGAGGTGATCACGGTCGGTGACGGCCAGGCCGCCGTGGAGCAGGCCCGGATGCACCATCCCACCCTCGCCGTGCTGGACGTCTCGATGCCGCTGCTGTCCGGCATCGACGTGTGCCGGATGCTGCGCGCCGACCCGTCCACCGCCGGGATGCTGATCATCATGCTCACCGCCCGCGTGCAGGAGCAGGACGTCGAGGGCGGGTTCAGCGCCGGCGCCGACGATTACGTGACCAAGCCGTTCAGCCCGCGTGAGCTGGTCTCGCGGATCCAGGCGCTGCTGACCCGCGCGCGTGCCTGA
- a CDS encoding glycoside hydrolase family 3 C-terminal domain-containing protein, protein MTSELSTTEQAALTSGSDFWHTTAVASAGLPAVTVTDGPHGVRMQASGDDLLAGIPATCFPPAVASASTWDPQLLRRLGEALGDECRAMDVAVLLGPGVNLKRSPLGGRNFEYLSEDPLLTGVLATEWVRGLQSRGVGASLKHFAVNNQETDRMRISADVDERTLREMYLRAFQRVVTRARPWTVMCAYNRINGVHASQNHWLLTEVLRDEWGFDGVVVSDWGAVVDRVAAVAAGLDLTMPGPDPDGDRALAEAVRAGALDAAPLRASAERVRRMVLAAGRREPGGYDAAAHHALAREIAARAIVLLKNDGGLLPLRAGQQSLAVLGEFARTPRYQGGGSSQITPTRLDDALTEITASTDARVRFAAGYPAQGDGVDEALLAEAVEAARTSDVALVFVGSVHETEGADRDSLDLPVAHRALIERVSAVNPRTVVVLSNGAVLLTSGWEADVPAIVEGWLLGQAGGSALADVLFGRVNPSGRLAETIPVRLADQPSYLDFPGEHGHVRYGEGLHVGYRGFDARQLPVSYPFGFGLSYTTFSYGAARATVTGDGVEIRVRVTNTGERDGREVVQVYAGLPGSAVRRPPRELRAFANVPIAAGETVEVVLHVERDDLAYWDTRLHRWVVEDGEYVFEVGASSRDIRATVTRHVGGDAARVPLTADSSVGEWFADPRGARLLGEAFTAAAAAAGDSALAALTTDPAMVMMMGSLPLHRMAAFPGSPLTADMVEKLVRAAND, encoded by the coding sequence ATGACCTCCGAGCTCAGCACCACCGAACAGGCGGCGCTCACCAGCGGCAGCGACTTCTGGCACACGACGGCGGTAGCGTCCGCGGGCCTGCCGGCGGTGACCGTGACCGACGGCCCGCACGGGGTGCGGATGCAGGCCTCCGGCGACGACCTGCTGGCCGGCATCCCGGCCACCTGCTTCCCACCCGCGGTGGCCAGCGCCTCCACCTGGGATCCGCAGCTGCTGCGCCGGCTCGGCGAGGCGCTCGGCGACGAGTGCCGGGCGATGGACGTCGCCGTGCTGCTCGGTCCGGGCGTCAACCTCAAGCGCAGCCCGCTGGGCGGTCGCAACTTCGAATACCTCTCCGAGGACCCGCTGCTGACCGGGGTGCTGGCCACCGAGTGGGTGCGCGGCCTGCAGAGCCGCGGCGTCGGCGCGTCGCTCAAGCACTTCGCGGTCAACAACCAGGAGACCGACCGGATGCGGATCAGCGCCGACGTCGACGAGCGCACCCTGCGGGAGATGTACCTGCGGGCCTTCCAGCGGGTGGTCACCCGGGCCCGGCCGTGGACCGTGATGTGCGCCTACAACCGGATCAACGGGGTGCACGCCAGCCAGAACCACTGGCTGCTCACCGAGGTGCTGCGCGACGAGTGGGGCTTCGACGGGGTGGTGGTCTCGGACTGGGGCGCGGTCGTCGACCGGGTGGCGGCGGTCGCGGCGGGGCTCGACCTGACCATGCCGGGCCCGGACCCGGACGGCGATCGGGCGCTGGCCGAGGCGGTACGGGCCGGCGCGCTGGACGCGGCGCCGCTGCGGGCGTCGGCCGAGCGGGTACGCCGCATGGTCCTGGCCGCGGGCCGGCGCGAGCCCGGCGGTTACGACGCCGCGGCGCACCACGCGCTGGCCCGGGAGATCGCCGCAAGGGCGATCGTGCTGCTGAAGAACGACGGCGGGCTGCTGCCGCTGCGCGCCGGGCAGCAGAGCCTGGCGGTGCTCGGCGAGTTCGCCCGCACGCCCCGCTACCAGGGCGGCGGCAGCTCGCAGATCACGCCGACCCGGCTGGACGACGCGCTCACCGAGATCACCGCGTCGACCGACGCGCGGGTACGGTTCGCCGCCGGCTACCCGGCGCAGGGCGACGGTGTCGACGAGGCGCTGCTGGCCGAGGCGGTCGAGGCGGCCCGGACCAGCGATGTGGCGCTGGTCTTCGTGGGCAGCGTGCACGAGACCGAGGGCGCCGACCGGGACTCGCTGGACCTGCCGGTCGCGCACCGGGCGCTGATCGAGCGGGTGTCCGCGGTCAATCCGCGCACCGTCGTGGTGCTCTCCAACGGCGCGGTGCTGCTGACCAGCGGATGGGAGGCGGACGTGCCGGCGATCGTGGAGGGCTGGCTGCTCGGCCAGGCCGGCGGCAGCGCGCTCGCGGACGTGCTGTTCGGACGGGTCAACCCGTCCGGGCGGCTGGCCGAGACGATCCCGGTGCGGCTCGCCGACCAGCCGTCCTACCTGGACTTCCCCGGCGAGCACGGGCACGTCCGGTACGGCGAGGGCCTGCACGTGGGTTACCGCGGCTTCGACGCGCGCCAGCTTCCGGTGTCCTATCCGTTCGGGTTCGGGCTGTCGTACACCACGTTCTCGTACGGGGCGGCGCGGGCGACGGTGACCGGCGACGGCGTCGAGATCCGCGTCCGGGTCACCAACACCGGCGAGCGGGACGGCCGCGAGGTGGTGCAGGTCTACGCCGGACTGCCCGGCTCCGCGGTGCGGCGGCCCCCGCGCGAGCTCCGGGCGTTCGCGAACGTGCCGATCGCGGCCGGCGAGACCGTCGAGGTGGTGCTGCACGTCGAGCGCGACGACCTGGCCTACTGGGACACCCGGCTGCACCGCTGGGTGGTCGAGGACGGCGAGTACGTCTTCGAGGTCGGCGCGTCGTCCCGCGACATCCGGGCCACGGTGACCCGGCACGTCGGCGGGGACGCCGCCCGGGTGCCGCTGACCGCGGACTCCAGCGTGGGTGAGTGGTTCGCCGACCCGCGTGGCGCGCGGCTGCTGGGCGAGGCGTTCACCGCGGCGGCCGCCGCGGCCGGCGACTCGGCACTGGCCGCGCTGACCACCGACCCGGCGATGGTGATGATGATGGGCAGCCTGCCGTTGCACCGGATGGCGGCCTTCCCGGGCAGCCCGCTCACCGCGGACATGGTGGAGAAGCTGGTCCGGGCCGCCAACGACTGA
- a CDS encoding TetR/AcrR family transcriptional regulator yields MNTAPLRRRDRPRLPAAQRRRQILDVTTRLIAERGFWGLSMQDVADGCGLTVPGLLHHVGSKDALLIAVLEHRDEEDHRSLAVQLGMPRAEMAGRVPLPEICAAVVRRNAGQPEIVRLFAVLEAESLAPDHPAHDYFRARQDRTIAEFSELARGLVAEPETLAGQVMALMDGLQIQWLRDPARFDLVTAWTAAARVLFAAAPPPGPAASRVTAPELGS; encoded by the coding sequence GTGAACACGGCACCGCTCCGCCGCCGCGACCGGCCCCGGCTGCCCGCCGCGCAGCGGCGCCGGCAGATCCTCGACGTGACCACCCGGCTGATCGCCGAGCGCGGCTTCTGGGGGCTGTCGATGCAGGACGTCGCGGACGGCTGCGGGCTGACCGTGCCGGGCCTGCTGCACCACGTCGGCTCCAAGGACGCTCTGCTGATCGCGGTCCTTGAGCACCGCGACGAGGAGGACCACCGCTCGCTCGCCGTGCAGCTGGGGATGCCCCGGGCGGAGATGGCCGGGCGGGTGCCGCTGCCGGAGATCTGCGCGGCCGTGGTCCGCCGCAACGCCGGGCAGCCGGAGATCGTCCGGCTGTTCGCGGTCCTGGAGGCCGAGTCGCTGGCCCCCGACCACCCGGCCCACGACTACTTCCGCGCCCGCCAGGACCGCACCATCGCCGAGTTCAGCGAGCTGGCCCGGGGCCTGGTGGCCGAGCCGGAGACCCTGGCCGGCCAGGTGATGGCCCTGATGGACGGCCTGCAGATCCAGTGGCTGCGCGACCCGGCCCGCTTCGACCTGGTCACCGCCTGGACCGCCGCCGCCCGGGTGCTGTTCGCCGCCGCGCCGCCGCCCGGACCGGCGGCCTCGCGCGTGACCGCCCCGGAACTCGGCTCCTGA